A genomic window from Camelina sativa cultivar DH55 chromosome 2, Cs, whole genome shotgun sequence includes:
- the LOC104739507 gene encoding mitochondrial inner membrane protein OXA1-like, with product MAFRRTLSIRSTLFARRNQPVYHIVPPRVNDHEGESFCQETSQRSYHSFLHQSSVNNSFDFSKIPGGGGRGLHLPLAPASGFAFYRYMSSAPGVGSENIGVMSDIAEVISESTLQDVPAQAAAAVSEVTLAAADSFFPIAALQHCIDMVHSFTGFEWWASIVVATILIRSSTVPLLIKQMKDTTKLALMKPRLESIREEMQNKGMDAVTMAEGQKKMKNLFKEYGVTPFTPMKGMLIQGPLFICFFLAIRNMAEKVPSFQTGGALWFTDLTTPDSLYILPVITGLTFLITVECNAQEGMEGNPMAGTIKNVFRGFALLTVPMTMSFPQAIFCYWITSNMFSLMYGLVIKRPQVKKMLRIPELPPTPPGQQQSFDLFSALKKMKAMTQDHSQNQTLPASPVNPRASSTSLSPVSKRLKALESQVKGRKKNSSKKR from the exons ATGGCTTTCAGGCGAACCTTATCTATAAGGTCCACACTTTTCGCTCGTCGGAATCAACCAGTTTATCATATTGTACCTCCTCGTGTAAATGATCATGAAGGGGAATCATTTTGTCAAGAAACATCCCAAAGAAGTTACCATAGCTTTCTTCACCAAAGCTCCGTTAACAACAGCTTTGATTTCTCCAAAATTccgggaggaggaggaagaggctTACATTTGCCTCTGGCTCCTGCTTCTGGTTTTGCTTTCTATCGTTACATGTCAAGTGCACCTGGTGTCGGTTCGGAAAATATTGGTGTGATGTCTGATATTGCAGAAGTCATAAGCGAATCAACATTGCAAGATGTTCCAGCTCAGGCTGCTGCTGCAGTCAGTGAAGTTACACTTGCAGCTGCTGACTCTTTCTTCCCTATTGCTGCCCTTCAACATTGCATTGATATGGTGCATTCATTCACGGGCTTTGAGTG GTGGGCGTCCATTGTTGTAGCAACCATATTGATCCGGTCATCAACAGTTCCTCTCTTGATCAAACAAATGAAAGACACGACAAAGTTGGCG CTGATGAAGCCACGGTTGGAGTCCATCCGGGAGGAAATGCAAAACAAG GGCATGGACGCCGTTACGATGGCAGAAGgtcaaaagaagatgaagaatttgTTTAAAGA ATATGGTGTCACTCCATTCACTCCAATGAAAGGGATGCTCATTCAGGGACCCCTGTTCATCTGCTTTTTTCTTGCG ATTCGAAATATGGCAGAGAAGGTACCTTCATTTCAAACAGGAGGGGCATTATGGTTTACGGATCTAACTACTCCTGACAGCTTATACATCTTGCCGGTTATAACAGGATTGACATTCTTGATAACCGTTGAG TGTAATGCACAAGAAGGCATGGAAGGGAATCCGATGGCTGGCacaataaaaaatgttttccGGGGGTTCGCTCTCCTCACGGTGCCCATGACAATGAGTTTTCCAcag GCTATATTTTGTTACTGGATTACATCCAACATGTTCTCCCTCATGTATGGACTTG TGATTAAGCGTCCTCAAGTGAAGAAGATGTTACGCATACCTGAATTGCCTCCAACTCCTCCAGGTCAACAACAATCATTTGACCTGTTTTCAGCTCTCAAGAAAATGAAAGCCATGACACAGGACCATTCACAGAACCAGACACTACCAGCTTCGCCAGTAAACCCGAGGGCCTCGTCAACATCGTTGAGTCCTGTTAGTAAGAGGCTCAAGGCTTTGGAGAGCCAAGTGaa
- the LOC104739513 gene encoding putative non-specific lipid-transfer protein 14: MYMMKSFYPMMSLFLLLLSATCSATVENAADCAAVGTLVTSCTEFVNYGYPDPIPGSSCCDAMTVIGTYSDSSEKRKWLCNCFMELINVYNSNATAISTLSGFCGVVLGFTIDPNTDCNFIQ; encoded by the exons ATGTATATGATGAAATCATTCTATCCGATGATGTCTCTCTTCTTATTACTATTGTCGGCTACATGTTCAGCGACGGTGGAAAACGCTGCCGATTGTGCGGCGGTAGGAACGCTGGTCACGTCGTGCACGGAGTTTGTAAACTACGGTTACCCGGATCCGATACCAGGGTCTAGCTGCTGCGACGCCATGACGGTGATCGGAACCTACTCTGATTCGTCGGAGAAGAGAAAGTGGCTCTGTAATTGCTTCATGGAACTCATCAATGTCTATAACTCTAACGCCACCGCCATTTCTACGTTATCTGGTTTCTGCGGTGTTGTTTTGGGTTTCACCATCGACCCTAACACCGATTGCAACTT CATTCAGTGA